A portion of the Brevundimonas pondensis genome contains these proteins:
- a CDS encoding GNAT family N-acetyltransferase produces the protein MSLDPEIRDNAEAKRYELTVDGQTAVVIYNPVAGGLLITETIVPIPLEGRGIASRMAKHVLADLKERDLLILPTCPFFAGYLKKHPEYADLVHPGYRAALGL, from the coding sequence ATGAGCCTCGATCCCGAAATCCGCGACAACGCCGAAGCCAAGCGCTACGAGTTGACGGTGGACGGCCAGACCGCCGTGGTCATCTACAACCCGGTCGCGGGCGGCCTGCTGATCACCGAAACCATCGTGCCGATCCCGCTGGAGGGGCGCGGCATCGCCAGCCGCATGGCCAAGCACGTCCTGGCCGATCTGAAGGAACGCGACCTGCTGATCCTTCCCACCTGCCCCTTCTTCGCCGGCTACCTGAAGAAGCACCCGGAATACGCCGACCTGGTGCATCCGGGCTATCGGGCGGCCCTCGGTCTCTAA
- a CDS encoding BaiN/RdsA family NAD(P)/FAD-dependent oxidoreductase, which produces MKSSDLDVLIVGAGAAGMMCAIEAGKRGRRVRVIDHARAPGEKIRISGGGRCNFTNLGTSGANFLSENPRFALSALKRFTQHDFLKMVERHGIAWHEKTLGQLFCDDSAKQIIRMLTDEMKAAGVVLSLGLGVKTIARDGERFTVDLDDGTRVSAASLVVATGGKSIPKMGATGWGYEVARQFDLRVTETRPALVPLTFEPGLLEQLKPLAGVAVDAVVKTAANSASSSPKGDRPQFKEAMLFTHRGLSGPSILQISSYWREGEAITVNMAPGEDVAARLLAAKTENGKQAVHTALGHIIPRRLAEVICAREGLSGKLAEVGDKKLRAMAETVNAWTVKPVGSEGYRTAEVTLGGVDTAALDQQTMEAKSVPGLFFIGEVVDVTGWLGGYNFQWAWSSGWAAGQTC; this is translated from the coding sequence ATGAAGTCTTCAGATCTCGACGTCCTGATCGTCGGCGCCGGCGCGGCCGGCATGATGTGCGCCATCGAGGCGGGCAAGCGCGGCCGCCGGGTGCGAGTGATCGACCACGCCCGCGCGCCCGGTGAAAAGATCCGCATCTCGGGCGGCGGACGCTGCAACTTCACCAATCTGGGAACCAGCGGCGCCAATTTCCTGAGCGAGAACCCACGCTTCGCCCTGTCGGCGCTGAAGCGGTTCACCCAGCACGACTTCCTCAAGATGGTCGAGCGCCACGGCATCGCCTGGCACGAAAAGACCCTGGGCCAGCTGTTCTGCGACGACAGCGCCAAGCAGATCATTCGCATGCTGACGGACGAGATGAAGGCGGCGGGCGTGGTCCTGTCGCTGGGCCTCGGCGTCAAGACGATCGCCCGCGACGGCGAGCGCTTCACCGTCGATCTGGACGACGGCACCCGCGTCTCGGCGGCCTCGCTGGTGGTGGCCACCGGCGGCAAGTCCATCCCCAAGATGGGCGCCACCGGCTGGGGCTATGAGGTGGCGCGGCAGTTCGACCTGCGGGTGACGGAGACGCGCCCCGCCCTCGTCCCCCTGACCTTCGAACCCGGCCTGCTGGAACAGCTCAAACCGCTAGCGGGCGTAGCCGTGGACGCCGTGGTCAAGACGGCCGCCAACTCGGCCTCAAGCAGCCCGAAGGGCGATAGGCCCCAGTTTAAGGAAGCGATGCTGTTCACGCACAGGGGGCTGTCGGGGCCGTCGATCCTGCAGATCAGCTCCTACTGGCGCGAGGGCGAGGCCATTACGGTCAACATGGCGCCGGGCGAAGACGTGGCCGCACGCCTGCTGGCCGCCAAGACCGAAAACGGCAAGCAGGCGGTGCACACGGCGCTCGGCCATATCATCCCCCGCCGTCTGGCCGAGGTGATCTGCGCCCGCGAAGGCCTGTCGGGCAAGCTGGCCGAGGTCGGCGACAAGAAGCTGCGGGCCATGGCCGAGACGGTCAACGCCTGGACCGTCAAGCCGGTCGGGTCCGAGGGCTATCGCACCGCCGAGGTGACCTTGGGCGGGGTCGACACCGCCGCCCTGGATCAGCAGACCATGGAGGCGAAGTCCGTCCCCGGCCTCTTCTTCATCGGCGAGGTGGTCGACGTCACCGGCTGGCTGGGCGGCTACAACTTCCAATGGGCCTGGTCGTCCGGCTGGGCGGCGGGGCAGACCTGCTAG
- a CDS encoding TFIIB-type zinc ribbon-containing protein, whose product MPLLMCPNDNAAMQTLDRNGVQFDMCPTCRGVWLDRGELEKLMASAAEEGRATAPQAAPQPTYQQPAQQQPWGGQPQGYREPPRYKDDRHRDDDYHYRKKKKRMDIFDIFD is encoded by the coding sequence ATGCCCCTGTTGATGTGCCCCAACGACAACGCCGCCATGCAGACCCTGGACCGCAACGGCGTCCAGTTCGACATGTGCCCGACCTGCCGCGGCGTCTGGCTGGATCGCGGCGAACTGGAGAAGCTGATGGCCAGCGCCGCCGAGGAGGGCCGCGCCACCGCCCCGCAGGCCGCGCCGCAGCCGACCTATCAGCAGCCGGCGCAACAGCAACCCTGGGGCGGCCAGCCGCAGGGCTATCGTGAACCGCCGCGCTACAAGGACGACCGTCACCGCGACGACGACTACCACTACCGCAAGAAGAAGAAGCGGATGGACATCTTCGACATCTTCGACTGA
- a CDS encoding response regulator transcription factor — MANITLVDDDENIVASVSLALESHGHKVTAYHDGASGLEALETTPPDLAILDVKMPRMDGMEVLRRLRQTSQIPVIMLTSKDEEIDEILGFNLGADDYIHKPFSQRLLIERVKALLRRTGADGGEVETAAEAAGKAIKRGKLSMDPARHESTWDGRPVKLTVTEFLLLQALAQRPGFVKSRDSLMDAAYDDQVYVDDRTIDSHVKRMRKKFRVVDPEFDAIETLYGVGYRYRES; from the coding sequence TTGGCCAACATCACCCTGGTCGACGACGACGAGAACATCGTCGCTTCCGTATCCCTGGCCCTTGAGAGCCACGGGCACAAGGTCACGGCCTATCATGACGGCGCCTCGGGCCTGGAAGCGCTTGAGACCACGCCGCCGGATCTGGCCATCCTGGACGTGAAGATGCCGCGCATGGACGGGATGGAGGTGCTGCGCCGCCTGCGTCAGACCTCGCAGATTCCGGTCATCATGCTGACGTCCAAGGACGAGGAGATCGACGAGATCCTCGGCTTCAACCTCGGCGCCGACGACTATATCCACAAGCCTTTCAGCCAGCGCCTGCTGATCGAACGGGTCAAGGCCCTGCTGCGCCGCACCGGCGCCGACGGCGGCGAGGTCGAGACCGCGGCGGAAGCCGCCGGCAAGGCCATCAAGCGCGGCAAGCTGTCGATGGACCCGGCCCGTCACGAGAGCACCTGGGACGGCCGCCCGGTCAAGCTGACCGTCACCGAGTTCCTGCTGCTTCAGGCCCTGGCCCAGCGCCCCGGTTTCGTGAAGAGCCGCGACAGCCTGATGGACGCCGCTTACGACGACCAGGTCTATGTCGACGACCGCACGATCGACAGCCACGTCAAGCGCATGCGCAAGAAGTTCCGGGTCGTCGATCCCGAGTTCGACGCGATCGAGACCCTGTATGGCGTCGGCTACCGCTACCGCGAGAGCTGA